The Chamaesiphon minutus PCC 6605 DNA window GGCATTCCCAATCGCCTACTCTCGATCGATTACTCTTCCTCAGCGCAAGCGTTTGATGATGATTATATGTAGTGGATAGTTGAGAGTTGAGAGTTGAGAGTTGAGAGTTGATAATTGGGAATCACGCTCGTTAATATTGATATTCAATAGTATTTAATCCAAAATCCAAAATCCAAAATCCAAAATCCAAATGACCGTTATTCTCTACTGGGGCGATGATGACTACGCGATCGCCAAAGCGATAAGTGCGATTCAACAATCGGCACTCGATCCGGCTTGGATGAGTTTTAACTACGAAAAGATTCCACCAGAGCGCGAGGATGCCGCGATCGCCGCTCTCGATGCTGCCATGACTCCCCCCTTCGGCACTGGCAAAAGAGTAGTCTGGCTGGCCGATACGACGCTAATGCAGCAATGTTCGGAGCAATTACTAGCCGAATTAGAACGGACGTTACCCCAAGTTCCGGCGACGACGATTTTGCTGTTGACTAGCAAAAATAAGCCAGATGGCAGGCTCAAATCGACCAAAACAATTCAGAAATTTGCCAACGTTCAAGAATTTAGCCTGATTCCACCCTGGAAAACCGAAGAACTCCACCAGCGAGTACAAATTGTTGCCAAAGAATTGGGGCTAAAATTAACTCCAGATGCGGTACAACTCCTCGCCGAATCCGTTGGTAATAATACTCGACAACTCTATTTAGAACTAGACAAATTGCAACTTCTAGCTGGAGGGGAAGGACAACAGATCGATCGAAAAATGGTCGCCAGCCTGGTAGTTGCCAATACTCAGAATAGTCTTCAACTTGCTGCCGCCATTCGTCAAGGCGATACCGGAACCGCATTACAATCGATCGCCGAACTGATCGATCGCAACGAACCCGCACTCAAAATAGTTGCCACCCTCGTCGGTCAATTTCGCACCTGGTTGTGGGTGAAAATGCTCGTAGAAGCTGGCGAAAAAGACGATCTAGTCATCGCCACAGCCGCCGGAATCGGCAACCCCAAACGCCTATTTTTCATCAAACAAGAACTCCAATCTACCACTGCCGATCGACTTGCAGCCAGTCTACCCAAATTACTCGATTTAGAATTCAACCTCAAGCGCGGAGCGGAAACGATCTCTACGCTACAAATGCACGCGATCGAATTATGTCAGGGATTTAGGCGGTAGGCGTTAGGTTTACTCACATCTTGCACCAGCGACGTTTTTATGCGGGGAGAACCCCCGCATAAAAACGTCAAGACAGTTTAACCATATTAGTGCTTAGTTTCGACCCAGGGTACCCACAAGGGGCACCCCTACAGATTAATTGTGTAGGGGTGCCCCTTGTGGGTACCCTCAGATCTATACTCAGCACTATTCTTTCTGTATTAGTGCAAGATGTGAGTTTATCGAGTTGGGATTTGAAACCGATCGAGTTGGCAATTGGTGGGAATATAACCTGATGCCACTAATTTTTGTAAAACCTCAGCCGCGCTCTGGGTAATGGTTTGGCGATCGGTTTGACATTCGAGATCGGGAGCTAGGGGAATTTCGTAAGCTGCATCGATTCCTGTAAAATTGGGAATTAGTCCGGCTCTAGCCTTTGCATACAATCCTTTCACATCCCGCCGTTCGCAGATCTCTAGAGGTGCATTGACATAGACTTCGATAAAATTGTCGATATTTTGCTTTAATTCTGCCCGAATATGACGATGGGGTGCGATCGCTGCTACTAAGACGATGACCCCATTTCGACTCAATAAATTGGCGACAAATCCAATCCGACGAATATTTTCGATCCGATCTTCGTCGTTAAAACCCAATCCTTTGCACAAGTGTTGGCGCATCACATCGCCATCCAGAATTTCTACTTTGAGATTGGCAAGTTGTAATCTTTCCGCAACAGCTTGG harbors:
- the holA gene encoding DNA polymerase III subunit delta, which translates into the protein MTVILYWGDDDYAIAKAISAIQQSALDPAWMSFNYEKIPPEREDAAIAALDAAMTPPFGTGKRVVWLADTTLMQQCSEQLLAELERTLPQVPATTILLLTSKNKPDGRLKSTKTIQKFANVQEFSLIPPWKTEELHQRVQIVAKELGLKLTPDAVQLLAESVGNNTRQLYLELDKLQLLAGGEGQQIDRKMVASLVVANTQNSLQLAAAIRQGDTGTALQSIAELIDRNEPALKIVATLVGQFRTWLWVKMLVEAGEKDDLVIATAAGIGNPKRLFFIKQELQSTTADRLAASLPKLLDLEFNLKRGAETISTLQMHAIELCQGFRR